In Flavobacteriales bacterium, the genomic window TGTGCATCGTTTCAAAGTGTTCTCTACTGTTATCTACGTGTTGATGGGCTACATCATGCTCTTGGATCCTTGGCTATTTTTCGGTGTCTTGAATCGCCACGCAAAGATTCTTCTCGTTTTCAGTGGATTCTTCTACACGGTTGGAGCTGGATTTTACCTCTGGAAATCTAAGAAATGGACGCATTTCATTTGGCACATTTTCGTGATCATAGCTGCATCATTGCACTTTGCGGCTGTGTATGTTGAATTGCTCTGAAGCTTCAGATATACCTGTGTCTGGTGCCGAATATCAATTATGTTAATGATGTGTTAAAGCCTTAGGTGCTGCTTGTCTATTCACATACTTTTGCCCCCGAATTAGAAATAGCATATTGAAAAACAAAGCGGTACAGATATTCCTCTTACTTTTTGTTGGGGTGTTTGTGTTCAATCAAGTGGCTGATCTGGTTCATCTACATCGTAAGGACACTGGTTCTTACTGTTGCGAAACAAACGAAGTAGAAGAAATCGTAGAATTCGGTTCTCGATTAAGGACCCATGACTCGCACAGTCTTCTCCTTTACGCCTTTCAATTCAATTATTTTTCCCTTGAGCTATTGAATTCCGAGAATTCGGTGCTTACTTCAGTAGGTTCTCGCGCCTTTTTTCCGCACGCCATGCACGTGCCCATTTACTTGGAAAAGCGAAATTTTCTGATCTGATACCCTTTTTGATAGATGGTCTGAACCCAGACCACATGCTATGTTCCTGCTGACCAGGAATAGGCAGATGCCGTTCCATTTTCCGTGGAATAGCCCCCGATCACTGTCGTACATGCTCTATGCACGACCCAGTTTAAAACACAATTACCCGATAATGAAAACCATTGAATCCATGTCAAAAATTTCTGCATTCCTTGGCCTTATAGCTGTTGTAGGACTTGCAAGCTGCCATACCAAAAAACACCATCAAGAAGAAAAGACAAGATATCTTGTCACAGCACCGGTAAAGATGGACACGCTCACAACCCGCGAATACGTGTGTCAGATCCACGCCATTCAGCACATTGAACTGCGAGCATTGGAGCGTGGATATCTGAAGGGCATTTTCGTTGATGAAGGCCAGGCCGTCAAAAAAGGGCAGATCATGTTTCAGGTGATGCCCAATCTTTATGAAGCGGAGTTGCAAAAGGCGCAAGCGGAGGCAGATTTTGTTGAGATTGAATATCGGAATACCAAGATTCTGGCGGACAGCAATGTGGTTTCTCCGAATGAATTAGCGCTTGCCAAGGCAAAACTTGATAAGGCCAAAGCTGAAGTATCATTGGCCAAAGTGCATCTTGGTTTCACCGAGGTACGTGCACCATTTGATGGCATCATGGATCATTTTCACGTACGACTAGGAAGTTTGTTGGATGAAGGTGAATTGCTCACCGAGTTATCTGATAATAGCCAGATGTGGGTCTATTTCAATGTTCCTGAAGCTGAATACTTGGATTACATGGGCGATTCTAAAGAAGAGAATGGTAAAATCGTCCGATTGGTGATGGCCAATGGGAAGCAATTTGATCAAGTAGGAACGATCACCACCATCGAGGCTGATTTCGATAATCATACTGGGAACATTGCTTTCCGAGCCACTTTTCCCAATCCAAAAAAGCTGTTGCGACATGGCGAAACAGGAAACATCCTCATGGATACGAAGCTGGAAAACGTTTTACTTATTCCGCAGAAGGCCACCTTCGAAGTATTGGACCAACGCTTTGTGTTCGTGATCGGAGATGATGGCGTTGCGCATTCAACCAAGATCAAGGTCGGGGCCGAATTGCAACATCTATTTGTGGTAACAGATGGTCTGAAAGAGACTGACAAAATTCTGCTGGACGGTATCCGCAAGGTGAAGAATGGCGAAGAGATCGCATTCAAATTCGCTCGACCAGATTCAGTAATGACGCATCTGGGCATGTACTCAGAGTAACACGAACCCCAAAAACAACTGATCATGTTCAGTAAATTCATACATAGACCTGTCTTGGCGATAGTCATTTCGGTCATCATCATATTCGTTGGGGCATTATCAATCAATCAACTGCCGAAATCGCAGTTTCCAGAGATTGCACCAACAACGGTCAATATTTTCATCGCATTTCCTGGTTCGAGTGCGGATGTACTGACAAAATCAACCATCATTCCGTTGGAAACCGCCATTAACGGTGTTCAGGGAATGAGATACATCGCTTCCGATGCCACAAGTGCGGGCGAAGGAACCATCCGTGTGATCTTTGAGCCTGGGGTCGATCCAAACGAAGCTGTAGTAAGGGTAAAGACCCGTGTGGATCAGGTCATGCCCTTGCTCCCACCTTTGGTTCAAAGAGAGGGAGTTATCATCACGCCCGTTCAGCCAAGTATGCTTATGTACGTCAACCTTTTTAGCAAAGGTGAAGGAAAGACCACAGGTGTGGATGAGAAATTCCTCTACAACTACGCTTATACCAAGATGATTCCTGAGCTACAGCGTATTACGGGTATTGCTCAGGCACAGATTCTTGGTAGTAGGAAGTATGCCATGCGTATTTGGTTGAAGCCAGATAGAATGCGTGCCTATAGCATCTCTGCCGAAGAAGTTCTAGAAGCCATGCAAGAGCAAAGCGTCATTGCCCGCCCAGGTAGATTAGGCCAGAGTTCGGGAATTGAGGCACAATCACTTGAATATGTGCTTGTTTATCAGGACCGATTCAACGAAGCAGATCAGTACAGGAACATCATTATCCGAGCCAATGAGGCTGGAGAGCTCATCAAACTGCAGGACATTGCAGACGTGGAGTTGGGAAGTGAATTCTTCGATATCTATTCCAATCAGGACGGTAATCCATCTTCTTCCATCGTGTTGAAACAGACCATGGGAAGTAATGCCAGTGAGGTTATCGAAAATGTAAAGCTGAAGTTGGAGGAGTTGGAAAAGGACATGCCTCCGGGGCTTGAGTATCAGATCAGTTATGACGTATCTAAGTTCTTGGACGCATCGATGGAGCAGGTACTTCACACGCTGCGAGATGCTTTCTTACTAGTTGCTCTTGTTGTGTTTCTCTTTTTGGGAGATTGGCGCTCCACGTTGATTCCGATCATCGCGGTGCCTGTTTCCTTGATCGGTGCATTTTTCGTGATGCAGCTCTTCGGTCTATCTGTCAACCTTATCACCTTGTTTGCTTTGGTATTGGCCATTGGTATTGTGGTGGATGACGCGATTGTGGTCGTGGAGGCCGTCCACGCCAAGATGGACGAGAACAAGGACATGACGCCCTACAAAGCCGTACAAGTGGTGATGGGAGAGATTGGTGGAGCCATCATCGCCATCACATTGGTCATGGTTTCGGTGTTCATACCGATCTCATTCATGACAGGGCCTGTAGGTGTTTTCTACCGACAGTTTTCCATCACCATGGCGGGTGCGATCATCCTTTCGGCCATCGTGGCTTTGACGCTTACCCCTGTTCTGTGCGCTATGCTTCTGAAGAATCATCACGGTACGCACAGAAAAAAAACAATCATGGACCGATTCATCGATTGGTTCAATCGTGGCTTTGAAAAACTAACGGGCCGATACATCCAAATTCTGAATGTCATCGTTATGCGAAGGGCATTGACCTTTGGGGTATTGATCGCCTTTTGCGTTGGAATCTACTTCACCAGTGAGGTGCTGCCTGCAGGTTTCATTCCAAGCGAGGATCAAGGAACCATTTATGCCATCATTCAAACACCTCCAGGTTCCACACTAGAACGCACGAATCAAGTGGCCCAAGAACTTCAAAGAATATGTGAGGAGATTGATGGGGTTGAATCGGTTTCTTCCTTGGCAGGGTACGAGATCATGACCGAAGGTCGTGGATCCAACGCTGGAACATGTCTCATCAACTTGAAACCATGGTCAGAAAGGCATCATTCGGTGCTGGAGATCATGGAAGAATTGGAGGAGGAATCAAAAAATCTGGGCGCGGTCATCGAGTATTTTGAACCACCTGCGGTACCTGGTTTCGGTTCATCCGCAGGTTTCTCGCTGCGTTTGTTGGACAAGACGAATGGTACCGATTATCATGAATTCGAGCGCATCAATAATGAGTTTATGGATGCATTGCGCGAGCGCAAAGAGTTGACGGGTCTGTTCACATTCTACGCTGCCAATTATCCGCAGTACGAGCTTATTATAGACAATAAGGCTGCAATGCAGAAGGGAGTTTCCATCGGCAAAGCCATGGAAAACCTGAATATTCTTATCGGTAGTACCTACGAACAGGGCTTCATCCGTTTTGGTCGATTTTTCAAGGTTTATACGCAGGCAGCTCCAGAATATAGGAGATTGCCATCTGACCTCCAGAACTTGTACGTGAAGAACGAGGAAGGCGACATGGTACCTTATTCATCCTTTATGAAATTGGAGAAAAGGTTGGGGCCGAATGAGATCACGCGCTACAATCTTTACAATTCAGCCGCTATCCGAGGGCTTTCATCCAAGGGCTATACCAGCGGTGATGCCATCAATGCCATCCGCGAAGTAGCGCAGAAGAATCTGCCTAGAGGTTATGACATTGACTGGGAAGGACTTTCCTATGACGAGTCAAAGCGAGGAAATGAGGCGATCTACATTTTTGCCGTGGTACTGATTTTCGTTTACCTCGTGCTTGCCGCACAATACGAGAGTTTTGTACTTCCGCTGGTAGTTCTGCTTTCGCTTCCGATGGGTGTGTTCGGTTCGTTCTTTTTGCTTCAGGCATTGGGATTGGCAAATGACGTGTATGCACAGATCGGACTCATCATGCTCATCGGTCTGTTGGGTAAGAATGCCGTTTTGATCGTGGAGTTTGCTGTGCAGAAACAGCGGGAAGGAGGAACGGTTCTCGAAGCTGCCATTGAAGGGGCAAGAGCCCGTTTCCGACCAATCTTGATGACATCCTTCGCTTTCATCGCAGGATTGATTCCGTTGGTGGTTGCAACAGGAGCTGGAGCTATTGGCAACAGAACAATCGGTTCATCAGCCATGGGTGGTATGCTTGTCGGAACACTTTTCGGTGTATTGGTCATTCCTGGTCTCTACTACATTTTTGCCAGTATGATTGAGGGCAAATCACTGATCCAGGGACAACGACACGAACCAGTTTCTGAGGAATTCATCCGAATCAATGAATCGGAAGATGAATCGAAAAACAGGTTCCAGCGAATGAATGCACGTCTGCGTGAGCTTATCAAAAGAAACAGAGGCCGCTCATCAAAAAACAAGAACAATGAATCAGATAAATAAATATCTAGTAGTAGGCGGTCTGCTGATGCTGTTGTCTTTGACATCATGCATTCCAACGCTGAATTTAAGGACGGAGAACCGTACGGTCCCTGGAAGTTACAGCGACTCTCAAGACACCACGAATACAGCACAGCTCAAGTGGAAGGAGTTCTTCACTGACTCTTATTTGAATGCGCTTATTGACACTGCTCTGAGCAATAATCAGGAGTTGAACATCCTTTTGCAGGAGATAAACATTGCCAATAACGAAGTGAGGGCGAGGAAGGGTGAATACCTTCCCTCGGTGAATTTCGGTGCCGGTGCTGGCATTGAAAAGGTTGGAAAATACACCAGTCAAGGGCAAAGTGACCTGAACCATGAGTACGAACCTGGTAAGGAAGTGCCTGTTCATTTGCAGGATTACATGCTCGGATTCTTCGCTTCTTGGGAGATTGACATTTGGAAGAAGTTGCGGAATGCCAAGAAATCTGCATACCTCCGTTACCTGTCAAGTATTGAGGGCAAGAATTTCATGGTGACACACCTCGTGTCTGAGATTGCCAATTCGTATTACGAGTTGATGGCTCTTGACAATGAGTTGGAGATCGTGCAGCAGAACATCGATATTCAGACGAATGCGTTGAGGATCGTGAAGCTTCAAAAGCAAGCAGGGCAGGTGACTGAGCTGGCGGTAAAGAAGTTTGAAGCCGAAGTTTTCAAGAATCGA contains:
- a CDS encoding efflux RND transporter periplasmic adaptor subunit, giving the protein MSKISAFLGLIAVVGLASCHTKKHHQEEKTRYLVTAPVKMDTLTTREYVCQIHAIQHIELRALERGYLKGIFVDEGQAVKKGQIMFQVMPNLYEAELQKAQAEADFVEIEYRNTKILADSNVVSPNELALAKAKLDKAKAEVSLAKVHLGFTEVRAPFDGIMDHFHVRLGSLLDEGELLTELSDNSQMWVYFNVPEAEYLDYMGDSKEENGKIVRLVMANGKQFDQVGTITTIEADFDNHTGNIAFRATFPNPKKLLRHGETGNILMDTKLENVLLIPQKATFEVLDQRFVFVIGDDGVAHSTKIKVGAELQHLFVVTDGLKETDKILLDGIRKVKNGEEIAFKFARPDSVMTHLGMYSE
- a CDS encoding efflux RND transporter permease subunit, whose translation is MFSKFIHRPVLAIVISVIIIFVGALSINQLPKSQFPEIAPTTVNIFIAFPGSSADVLTKSTIIPLETAINGVQGMRYIASDATSAGEGTIRVIFEPGVDPNEAVVRVKTRVDQVMPLLPPLVQREGVIITPVQPSMLMYVNLFSKGEGKTTGVDEKFLYNYAYTKMIPELQRITGIAQAQILGSRKYAMRIWLKPDRMRAYSISAEEVLEAMQEQSVIARPGRLGQSSGIEAQSLEYVLVYQDRFNEADQYRNIIIRANEAGELIKLQDIADVELGSEFFDIYSNQDGNPSSSIVLKQTMGSNASEVIENVKLKLEELEKDMPPGLEYQISYDVSKFLDASMEQVLHTLRDAFLLVALVVFLFLGDWRSTLIPIIAVPVSLIGAFFVMQLFGLSVNLITLFALVLAIGIVVDDAIVVVEAVHAKMDENKDMTPYKAVQVVMGEIGGAIIAITLVMVSVFIPISFMTGPVGVFYRQFSITMAGAIILSAIVALTLTPVLCAMLLKNHHGTHRKKTIMDRFIDWFNRGFEKLTGRYIQILNVIVMRRALTFGVLIAFCVGIYFTSEVLPAGFIPSEDQGTIYAIIQTPPGSTLERTNQVAQELQRICEEIDGVESVSSLAGYEIMTEGRGSNAGTCLINLKPWSERHHSVLEIMEELEEESKNLGAVIEYFEPPAVPGFGSSAGFSLRLLDKTNGTDYHEFERINNEFMDALRERKELTGLFTFYAANYPQYELIIDNKAAMQKGVSIGKAMENLNILIGSTYEQGFIRFGRFFKVYTQAAPEYRRLPSDLQNLYVKNEEGDMVPYSSFMKLEKRLGPNEITRYNLYNSAAIRGLSSKGYTSGDAINAIREVAQKNLPRGYDIDWEGLSYDESKRGNEAIYIFAVVLIFVYLVLAAQYESFVLPLVVLLSLPMGVFGSFFLLQALGLANDVYAQIGLIMLIGLLGKNAVLIVEFAVQKQREGGTVLEAAIEGARARFRPILMTSFAFIAGLIPLVVATGAGAIGNRTIGSSAMGGMLVGTLFGVLVIPGLYYIFASMIEGKSLIQGQRHEPVSEEFIRINESEDESKNRFQRMNARLRELIKRNRGRSSKNKNNESDK
- a CDS encoding TolC family protein, translated to MNQINKYLVVGGLLMLLSLTSCIPTLNLRTENRTVPGSYSDSQDTTNTAQLKWKEFFTDSYLNALIDTALSNNQELNILLQEINIANNEVRARKGEYLPSVNFGAGAGIEKVGKYTSQGQSDLNHEYEPGKEVPVHLQDYMLGFFASWEIDIWKKLRNAKKSAYLRYLSSIEGKNFMVTHLVSEIANSYYELMALDNELEIVQQNIDIQTNALRIVKLQKQAGQVTELAVKKFEAEVFKNRSHQFEIQQEIVEAENRINFLVGRFPQPVARNSQGFNELLPASIYAGIPSQLLENRPDVKQAELALAAAKLDIKVAKADFYPSLSIRAGVGLNAFNLKYFITNPQSILYNVAADLMAPLVNRNAIKAKYFTANSKQIQAVFEYERTILGAYTEVANKLSKIDNLEKSYDLKSQQVEALTQSIDISTGLFKSARADYMEVLMTQRDALESRIELIETKQKQMNAMVNVYQALGGGWR